One genomic region from Sulfuriflexus mobilis encodes:
- a CDS encoding acetylornithine transaminase → MMDALMNTYTRLPVNFTRGEGAWLWDSEGNKYLDALGGIAVCGLGHAHPAVTKAICDQAATLVHTSNLYGIEVQGLLAEKLTTLSGLQRAFFSNSGAEANEAAIKIARLYGHKKGIAQPNIIVADGSFHGRTMATLSATGNRKVQAGFEPLVQGFIRVPYNDLGAIRNVARNTDGVVAVLVEPIQGEGGINIPAADYLNGLRAICDENDWLLMLDEIQTGMGRSGKWFAFQHNGIQPDVMTLAKALGNGVPIGACLAGGKAAEVFQPGNHGSTFGGNPLACRAALAVIDSIEQQGLIERANVLSQKFLDGFKARLGDNAHVVDIRAQGLLLGIELDSPCAALVGEALANGLLINVTADKVIRLLPPLIISDAEADMIIDKVSSLVEAFVAEQATSAAV, encoded by the coding sequence ATGATGGATGCACTCATGAACACCTACACCCGCCTGCCGGTAAACTTCACCCGTGGTGAAGGCGCCTGGCTGTGGGACAGTGAAGGTAACAAATATCTCGACGCGCTCGGCGGTATTGCCGTCTGTGGCCTCGGCCATGCCCACCCGGCCGTGACCAAGGCCATTTGTGACCAGGCCGCGACGCTCGTACACACCTCGAACCTGTATGGCATCGAGGTGCAGGGCCTGCTGGCAGAAAAGCTCACCACGCTTTCTGGTTTGCAGCGTGCCTTCTTCAGCAACTCCGGCGCCGAGGCCAACGAGGCCGCGATCAAGATCGCCCGCCTCTATGGTCACAAAAAGGGCATCGCCCAGCCGAACATCATTGTTGCCGATGGCAGTTTCCATGGCCGCACCATGGCCACCCTCTCCGCCACCGGTAACCGCAAGGTGCAGGCCGGCTTTGAGCCACTGGTACAGGGCTTCATCCGTGTGCCGTATAACGACCTCGGGGCAATCCGCAACGTGGCCAGGAACACCGATGGCGTCGTCGCCGTACTCGTTGAACCGATACAGGGCGAAGGCGGGATCAACATCCCCGCCGCCGACTACCTCAACGGCCTGCGTGCGATCTGTGATGAAAACGACTGGTTGCTGATGCTGGATGAAATACAGACCGGTATGGGTCGCTCCGGTAAATGGTTTGCCTTCCAGCACAACGGCATCCAGCCGGATGTCATGACCCTGGCCAAGGCACTCGGCAATGGTGTGCCTATCGGTGCCTGCCTGGCCGGTGGCAAGGCCGCCGAGGTCTTTCAACCGGGTAACCATGGCTCGACCTTTGGCGGTAACCCGCTGGCCTGTCGCGCGGCATTGGCCGTGATTGATAGCATCGAACAGCAAGGCCTGATTGAGCGCGCCAACGTCCTCAGTCAGAAATTCCTTGATGGCTTCAAGGCGCGGCTCGGCGATAACGCCCATGTGGTCGATATCCGTGCCCAGGGCCTGCTGCTGGGTATCGAACTCGATAGCCCCTGTGCGGCGCTGGTAGGCGAGGCCCTGGCGAATGGCCTGCTGATCAACGTCACCGCCGACAAGGTCATTCGTCTGCTGCCACCACTGATCATCAGCGACGCCGAGGCCGACATGATCATTGACAAGGTCAGTAGCCTGGTTGAAGCCTTTGTTGCCGAGCAAGCGACCAGCGCAGCAGTGTAA
- a CDS encoding ABC transporter ATP-binding protein, whose amino-acid sequence MKPLLELKDIDCRYDDRPAVSGLSMHVNEGNIICLLGPSGCGKTTVLRAIAGFEQIHAGSITLAGKLLSSPTVSVPPHKRNLGMVFQDYALFPHMTVCQNICFGLRGLSKLAMKTIAEDMLEVVGLGGYGDRYPHELSGGQQQRVALARALAPNPDVILLDEPFSNLDVELRERLSIDVRNILKGQGITAILVTHDQNEAFAIGDQIGVMHEGRIMQWDTPYNLYHEPANRFVADFIGQGVFLPGELLAPDTIKTEVGNISGNRAYEWPQGSRVDLLLRPDDIVPDSNSPLLGKVINKAFKGAEIMYTLQLPTGSRILSMFPSHHDHSIGEEVAIRIAADHMVAFPHKA is encoded by the coding sequence ATGAAACCACTTCTCGAACTCAAGGACATCGATTGCCGCTATGACGACAGGCCGGCAGTCAGCGGCCTGTCGATGCACGTCAACGAGGGTAATATCATTTGTCTGCTCGGGCCCAGTGGTTGCGGCAAGACCACGGTGCTGCGCGCCATCGCCGGCTTCGAACAAATTCATGCCGGTAGTATCACGCTGGCGGGAAAGCTCCTGTCCTCGCCTACGGTATCCGTGCCCCCGCACAAACGTAACCTCGGCATGGTCTTTCAGGACTACGCCCTGTTCCCGCACATGACGGTGTGCCAGAATATTTGCTTTGGCCTGCGTGGTCTGTCGAAGCTAGCCATGAAAACCATAGCCGAGGATATGCTCGAAGTCGTCGGTCTGGGTGGTTATGGCGACCGTTATCCGCATGAACTTTCCGGTGGCCAGCAACAACGCGTGGCCCTGGCGCGCGCCCTGGCACCGAACCCCGATGTCATCCTGCTCGATGAGCCCTTTTCCAATCTCGACGTGGAATTGCGTGAACGCCTGAGCATCGATGTGCGTAACATCCTCAAGGGCCAGGGCATTACTGCCATCCTCGTCACCCATGATCAAAACGAGGCGTTTGCCATCGGTGATCAGATCGGCGTCATGCATGAGGGCCGCATCATGCAATGGGATACGCCCTACAACCTCTATCACGAACCGGCCAACCGCTTTGTCGCCGACTTTATCGGTCAGGGTGTGTTCCTGCCCGGTGAACTGCTCGCCCCGGATACCATCAAGACCGAGGTCGGCAACATTAGTGGCAACCGTGCCTACGAATGGCCACAGGGCAGTCGGGTCGATCTGCTGCTACGCCCTGATGATATCGTCCCCGATAGCAACAGCCCCCTGCTCGGCAAGGTCATCAACAAGGCCTTCAAGGGTGCCGAGATCATGTACACCCTGCAACTGCCTACCGGCAGCCGCATCCTTTCCATGTTCCCGAGCCACCATGACCACAGCATCGGTGAAGAGGTCGCCATTCGCATCGCCGCCGATCATATGGTGGCCTTCCCGCACAAGGCCTGA
- a CDS encoding MBL fold metallo-hydrolase, which produces MPDKTPFTIEAIELGPMENFVYLIEDKASKRAAVVDPAWDVDAIIQRAKEAGVTITDILLTHSHYDHINGINAVLEHYDAQLHLLKAEAQFWNSELEHPSLHHGGDIIQLGDTEIKVLHTPGHTPGSACYQLGDDLITGDTLFVFGCGRCDLHGGDPNVMYNTLKKLGKLPACTCIHPGHNYGDKTVSTMQEQLEGNPFMHFDKAGEFIDYRMHEHDRIRSTPYHPVLKR; this is translated from the coding sequence ATGCCTGACAAGACTCCGTTCACTATCGAGGCCATAGAACTCGGGCCGATGGAGAACTTTGTCTACCTCATTGAAGACAAGGCCTCTAAACGTGCGGCCGTGGTCGACCCCGCCTGGGATGTCGACGCCATCATCCAGCGTGCCAAAGAAGCTGGCGTGACGATCACCGACATCCTCCTCACGCACAGTCATTACGATCACATCAACGGTATCAACGCGGTGCTCGAGCACTATGATGCACAGTTACACCTGCTCAAGGCCGAGGCGCAGTTTTGGAACAGCGAACTCGAACATCCCAGCCTGCATCATGGCGGCGACATCATCCAACTCGGTGACACCGAAATAAAGGTGCTGCATACGCCCGGTCACACACCCGGCTCGGCCTGTTACCAGCTCGGTGACGATTTGATCACCGGCGACACCCTGTTTGTCTTCGGTTGCGGCCGCTGTGACCTGCACGGGGGCGACCCGAATGTCATGTACAACACACTAAAGAAACTTGGGAAACTACCGGCCTGCACCTGCATCCACCCCGGGCATAACTACGGTGACAAAACCGTCTCGACCATGCAGGAGCAGCTTGAGGGTAATCCGTTCATGCACTTCGACAAGGCCGGGGAGTTTATCGATTACCGCATGCATGAACACGATCGTATCCGCAGCACGCCTTACCACCCCGTGTTGAAGCGCTGA
- the argF gene encoding ornithine carbamoyltransferase translates to MAVRHFLTLLDLAPNEAQALIDRAIELKRQHKTGDVLYEPLKNKVLGMVFEKSSTRTRVSFETGMAHFGGQAIFLSPRDTQLGRGEPIEDSARVLSRMVDIIMIRTFEHEKIELFAEYSQVPVINALTDSYHPCQLLADVQTYIEHRGCIQGKTVTYIGDGNNMCHSYINAAQLFDFKLRIACPQGYEPDTTIVEAAADRVEVMRDPLAASIGADLVVTDVWASMGQENETDGRARAFDNYQVNAEVMAQAHDNALFMHCLPAHRGEEVTAEVIDGPQSVVWDEAENRLHAQKALLEFLMR, encoded by the coding sequence ATGGCCGTCAGACACTTTTTAACCCTCCTGGACCTGGCACCGAATGAGGCACAGGCGCTGATCGATCGCGCCATTGAACTCAAACGCCAGCACAAGACCGGTGATGTTCTTTACGAACCGCTGAAAAACAAGGTGCTGGGCATGGTCTTCGAGAAGTCCTCGACCCGTACCCGTGTCTCCTTTGAAACAGGCATGGCGCACTTCGGTGGCCAGGCGATCTTCCTCTCGCCGCGCGATACCCAGCTCGGCCGTGGTGAGCCGATAGAAGACAGTGCCCGCGTCTTGTCACGCATGGTCGATATCATCATGATCCGGACCTTCGAACATGAAAAGATCGAACTGTTCGCCGAGTACTCACAGGTGCCCGTGATCAATGCCCTCACCGACAGCTATCACCCCTGCCAGCTGCTCGCCGATGTGCAAACCTACATCGAACACCGTGGCTGCATTCAGGGTAAGACCGTGACCTATATCGGTGATGGCAACAACATGTGCCATTCCTATATTAATGCCGCACAGCTATTTGACTTCAAACTACGCATCGCCTGTCCACAAGGTTACGAACCGGATACAACGATTGTCGAGGCTGCCGCCGACCGCGTCGAGGTCATGCGTGACCCGCTTGCAGCCAGCATAGGCGCCGACCTGGTGGTCACCGACGTCTGGGCGAGCATGGGCCAGGAAAACGAGACCGACGGTCGTGCCCGGGCCTTTGACAACTACCAGGTCAATGCCGAGGTCATGGCACAGGCCCATGACAATGCCCTGTTCATGCACTGCCTGCCTGCACACCGTGGTGAAGAGGTCACTGCCGAGGTCATTGATGGCCCGCAGAGTGTGGTTTGGGATGAGGCGGAAAACCGCCTGCATGCGCAAAAGGCCCTGCTCGAATTCCTCATGCGTTAA
- a CDS encoding antitoxin Xre/MbcA/ParS toxin-binding domain-containing protein, whose product MSNLNNSPLLLSEALRILDKWRIEHSAQLQLLDLPDMHPRILKRMRRGDGVVEEDPGQMQRIHSIFEIHHTLQTLYPHNGDMADYWVTTPNIQLQERSPLEVMLAHGHDGMQTVADQLTGNSW is encoded by the coding sequence ATGTCAAACCTAAACAATAGCCCCTTGCTGTTAAGCGAGGCATTACGCATCCTCGACAAATGGCGTATTGAACACAGCGCCCAGTTGCAACTGCTCGACCTGCCGGACATGCACCCGCGTATACTCAAGCGTATGCGTCGCGGTGACGGCGTGGTTGAGGAAGACCCCGGCCAGATGCAGCGGATCCACAGCATTTTTGAAATTCACCATACCCTGCAGACCTTGTACCCGCATAACGGTGACATGGCAGACTACTGGGTGACCACACCCAATATACAACTGCAGGAGCGTAGCCCGCTTGAGGTCATGCTTGCTCACGGCCATGATGGCATGCAGACCGTGGCCGACCAACTCACGGGTAACAGCTGGTAA
- a CDS encoding TIGR04211 family SH3 domain-containing protein — protein MNRWLFFIVLLLGSTHLIADTRYVVDELIITVRSGPSNQHQIVKLIRSGARLNVLEEVENDGKQYAHVQAGEMQGWVLSQYLSTTPIARDALEAALNTTEKYREENTRLKKQLAELQRARTTVEQQRDQLKQSAQKMDQQLQQLRRVSARPLDIEKNNEQLRDELATRLSEVKLLSQENVRLKSRAERNWFMVGAGVVFISILFGIIITRIRWRRNSDWSGSSLSL, from the coding sequence GTGAACAGGTGGTTATTTTTTATCGTCCTGCTGCTGGGAAGCACACACCTCATCGCCGATACCCGTTATGTGGTCGATGAACTCATCATTACGGTGCGCAGTGGCCCCAGCAACCAGCATCAGATCGTCAAACTGATCCGCTCCGGCGCCAGACTCAATGTCCTCGAAGAGGTGGAAAACGATGGCAAACAGTATGCCCACGTCCAGGCTGGCGAGATGCAGGGCTGGGTATTATCCCAGTACCTGAGCACCACCCCAATCGCCCGCGATGCACTTGAGGCAGCACTCAACACCACCGAGAAATATCGTGAAGAGAACACTCGCCTGAAAAAGCAACTTGCCGAACTGCAGCGCGCACGCACTACTGTGGAACAACAACGTGATCAGCTCAAGCAGAGCGCGCAAAAAATGGATCAGCAACTGCAGCAACTCAGGCGTGTCTCTGCCCGGCCACTGGACATCGAGAAAAACAATGAACAACTGCGTGACGAACTCGCTACGCGTCTAAGCGAGGTCAAGCTGCTAAGTCAGGAAAATGTCAGGCTGAAAAGCCGGGCTGAACGCAACTGGTTCATGGTCGGTGCCGGGGTCGTGTTTATCAGTATACTGTTCGGCATCATTATCACCCGCATCCGCTGGCGTCGTAATTCTGACTGGAGTGGTAGCTCGTTATCACTATGA
- a CDS encoding class I SAM-dependent methyltransferase, which yields MQLEEQQARTAHVFDVVAGGYDREALRFFPFSADCMIESLRPLPGWRLLDVATGTGVAALSAARLIAPKGRVQGIDISAGMLDQAFANVQRAGLNNIDLQEMDAMELTFRNDYFDALMCSFGIFFFPDMQQALRGWQRVMKPGAPIVLTTFAEDAFQPLMDNFLGHLQGEIPDLGLDALQHVATQQACEELLSAASYENIEVSEKNMGYHLRNVDEWWEVLWHTALRGLLMQLPADALARLRSRHLEEIKQHEVKDGLWLNVNVLFSRAECPARDG from the coding sequence ATGCAATTGGAAGAACAACAGGCGCGCACGGCACATGTTTTTGATGTCGTCGCCGGGGGCTATGACCGTGAGGCATTGCGTTTTTTCCCCTTCAGTGCCGACTGCATGATCGAGTCCCTGCGCCCGTTACCGGGCTGGCGGTTGCTGGATGTGGCCACGGGAACGGGTGTGGCAGCACTCTCGGCAGCGCGCCTGATCGCCCCGAAGGGGCGTGTGCAGGGCATCGATATCTCTGCCGGCATGCTCGACCAGGCCTTCGCCAATGTACAACGAGCCGGCCTCAACAATATCGACCTGCAGGAAATGGATGCCATGGAGCTGACGTTTCGTAATGACTACTTCGATGCCCTCATGTGTTCCTTCGGTATTTTCTTTTTCCCCGATATGCAGCAGGCCTTGCGTGGCTGGCAACGCGTCATGAAACCGGGCGCACCGATCGTGCTCACCACCTTTGCCGAAGACGCCTTTCAGCCATTGATGGATAATTTCCTTGGCCACTTGCAAGGCGAGATTCCAGACCTTGGCCTGGATGCCCTGCAGCATGTCGCAACGCAACAGGCCTGCGAGGAATTATTGTCTGCGGCCAGCTATGAAAATATAGAGGTCAGTGAGAAGAATATGGGTTATCACCTGCGCAACGTCGATGAGTGGTGGGAGGTGCTCTGGCACACGGCCCTGCGCGGGCTGCTTATGCAGTTACCGGCCGATGCCCTGGCGCGGCTGCGCAGCAGGCACCTCGAAGAGATAAAACAGCATGAAGTGAAAGACGGGCTCTGGTTGAACGTGAATGTCCTGTTCAGCCGCGCCGAGTGTCCCGCTCGAGATGGATGA